Within the Burkholderia ubonensis genome, the region AGGTCGCGTGGAACGCGGGCAGCGTGTTGCTCGGCGTCACGCTGCGCAGCATCCCGGTGAAGGTCGCGAGCAGCGCGCCGGCGACCGTCACGCCGAGGCTCATCGACAGCATCTGCACGAGCGAGAACAGGCTGTTGCCGCTGCTCGCGCCGCCGGTGCCGAGATCCTTCAGCGTCAGCGTGTTCATCGCGGTGAACTGCATCGAGTTGAAGCCGCCGAACAGCGCGAGCTGCGCGACCTTGAGCCACACGGGCATCGAATCGTGCATCAGCGCGAAGCTCGCCATCATCACGCCGACCATGACCGTGTTCGCGAGCAGCACGTTGCGGTAGCCGTGCTTCGTGATGAGGCGCGTGATGAGGCGCTTCGAGGACATCCCGGCCGCCGCGACCGGCAGCATCATCAGGCCCGCCTCGAACGCGGTGTAGCCGAGGCTCACCTGCAGCAGCAGCGGGATCAGGTACGGCATCGCGCCGCTGCCGATCCGCGCGAACAGGTTGCCGAGCAGGCCGACGCTGAACGTGTGGATCCGGAACAGCTCGAGCGAGAAGATCGGCTGCGGTGCGCGCACCGCGTACAGCCCGTAGGCGACGAAGCACGCGAGGCTCAGGATCAGCAGCACGAGCACGGCCGCATGCTGCATGCCGAGGTCGGCGAGCCCGTCGAGCGACAGCGAGATCGCGACCATGCCGATCGTCAGCAGCAGATAGCCCTTCAGGTCGAAGCGGCCGGCGGCGGGATTGCGCGCGTCGGGCATCGAATACCAGGTCGCGATGCAGCCCGCGACGCCCACCGGCACGTTGATCAGGAAGATCCAGTGCCACGACGCGACCTTCACGAGCCAGCCGCCGAGCGTCGGGCCGATCAGCGGGCCGATCAGGCCCGGAATCGCGACGAACGACAGCGCCGGCAGGTAGCGCTCGGCCGGGAACGTGCGCAGCACCGCGAGCCGACCGACCGGCAGCAGCATTGCGCCGCCGATCCCCTGCACGACGCGGAACACGACGAGCTGCGGCAGCGTGTGCGCGTTCGCGCACAGCAGCGAGCCCAGCGAAAAGACCAGGATCGCACTGAGGAACACCCGCCGCGTGCCGAGCGTATCGGCGAGCCAGCCGGACACCGGGATCATCACCGCCATCGTCAGCGAATACGCGATTACGACCGACTGCATCCGCAGCGGCGATTCGCCGAGGCTCGCCGCCATCGACGGCAGCGCGGTGTTGACGATCGTCGCGTCGAGCGTCTGCATGAAGAAGCCCGTCGCGACGAGCCAGAGCATCACGGTGAGGTTCTTTTCGCCGGGGGCGGCGGCGGGCGGGCGTTGAAACATGGAGTGGACCGATGGTGCGGGACAGCCGACATTGTAGGGAAAGCCGCCGCACCCCGCAGAACGGGGCAGCCGCCGCAGCAGCGTCGAACGGACGCTCGTGCGCCGGCGCGCCGGTACAGTTCAGCCGAAAGTGTCCGCAGGCGTATCTGTCGGCGTCGTGCCCGGGTCCGGAATACTGGAGCCATCGAAACCACGCGGACCGGAGGCGACCATGCGTGAACTGCGACTCTACGAAATGGACGGCAACGAACCGGCCGCGCGGTGGCGCATCGTCGATCGCACCGACCTGCACGTCGCCGACGGCGACCTGTGGGTGACGATCGAGGGCCGCCCGGCCGATTACTGGCTGCACGCCGGCGAATCGCTGGCGCTGCTGCCCGGCATGCGCGTGTGGGTCAGCGCGGCGGCCGGCGGTGCGGTGTTCGCGTTCGGTCCGCAGGCCGCGCGCGCTCGTCAGGCCGTGCCGCTCACGTG harbors:
- a CDS encoding DUF2917 domain-containing protein; translation: MRELRLYEMDGNEPAARWRIVDRTDLHVADGDLWVTIEGRPADYWLHAGESLALLPGMRVWVSAAAGGAVFAFGPQAARARQAVPLTWRWLDAARGRVGQAGATLPT
- the mdtD gene encoding multidrug transporter subunit MdtD; the protein is MFQRPPAAAPGEKNLTVMLWLVATGFFMQTLDATIVNTALPSMAASLGESPLRMQSVVIAYSLTMAVMIPVSGWLADTLGTRRVFLSAILVFSLGSLLCANAHTLPQLVVFRVVQGIGGAMLLPVGRLAVLRTFPAERYLPALSFVAIPGLIGPLIGPTLGGWLVKVASWHWIFLINVPVGVAGCIATWYSMPDARNPAAGRFDLKGYLLLTIGMVAISLSLDGLADLGMQHAAVLVLLILSLACFVAYGLYAVRAPQPIFSLELFRIHTFSVGLLGNLFARIGSGAMPYLIPLLLQVSLGYTAFEAGLMMLPVAAAGMSSKRLITRLITKHGYRNVLLANTVMVGVMMASFALMHDSMPVWLKVAQLALFGGFNSMQFTAMNTLTLKDLGTGGASSGNSLFSLVQMLSMSLGVTVAGALLATFTGMLRSVTPSNTLPAFHATFICVGVITAGSAWIFAQLAPEIRGAARKTDPSERA